The proteins below come from a single Torulaspora delbrueckii CBS 1146 chromosome 5, complete genome genomic window:
- the UBA4 gene encoding Uba4p (similar to Saccharomyces cerevisiae UBA4 (YHR111W); ancestral locus Anc_5.421), translated as MEVSEELRRELTALKLENARLRRQLEGKEASENKYPLSLEEYKRYGRQMIVEETGGTLGQVKLRNSRVLVVGAGGLGSPVLPYLAGAGVGHIGIVDNDVVDTSNLHRQVLHDSESVGTLKCESAKRALNRLNPLVEVITYPVRLSNTNAFEIFRSYDYILDCTDTPLTRYLISDVAVNLGITVVSASGLGTEGQLCILNFKKLGPCYRCFYPKPPTPTSVTSCQEGGVVGPCIGLVGVMMAVETLKLIYGVYAEDNFQPFLTTYSGFPNQSMRTFKMRGRQDNCACCGLSPIVTKDAIESGTINYQNFCGSRSYDCCSLDERISVELFEDQYKNREPSSYILLDVRPHHHYDISHIPQAYNLTVKELRDMDGELTKIQKHIPNINKDSEVVVMCRYGNDSRLATRLLKDQFGISNVKDVTGGLFRYIDRIDPSIPKY; from the coding sequence ATGGAGGTATCTGAGGAGCTTAGAAGGGAGCTGACTGCTttgaagcttgaaaatGCGAGGTTGCGTCGGCAGTTGGAAGGTAAAGAAGCATCAGAGAACAAGTACCCTCTGTCGTTAGAAGAATACAAGCGTTATGGAAGACAAATgattgttgaagaaactggagGTACCCTGGGACAGGTCAAACTGCGAAATTCCAGAGTTCTGGTTGTGGGTGCTGGAGGTTTAGGAAGCCCTGTCTTGCCTTATTTAGCGGGCGCTGGTGTGGGGCACATTGGAATAGTCGATAATGATGTAGTGGATACTTCCAACCTTCATAGACAGGTCCTTCATGATTCTGAGTCAGTTGGTACTTTGAAGTGTGAGTCGGCCAAACGGGCTCTCAACAGGCTCAATCCACTTGTTGAAGTCATCACCTATCCGGTAAGGCTGAGCAACACTAATGCTTTCGAAATATTTCGGAGCTATGATTATATTTTAGATTGCACGGACACTCCGTTGACGAGATATTTGATATCAGATGTTGCTGTTAATTTGGGTATAACGGTTGTGTCTGCTTCGGGCCTAGGAACAGAGGGACAATTATGCATattaaatttcaaaaaattggGACCGTGTTACAGATGTTTCTACCCGAAACCTCCTACACCTACCTCCGTCACTTCATGCCAAGAAGGTGGTGTAGTCGGGCCTTGCATAGGCCTTGTTGGTGTGATGATGGCCGTAGAAACCTTAAAACTAATCTATGGAGTGTACGCGGAAGATAACTTTCAGCCATTTTTGACGACATATTCAGGTTTTCCCAATCAAAGTATGCGTACTTTTAAGATGAGGGGTCGACAAGACAATTGTGCTTGTTGCGGGCTATCGCCAATTGTCACTAAGGATGCCATCGAATCTGGCACTATCAATTACCAAAACTTTTGCGGTTCCAGAAGCTATGACTGTTGCTCTCTGGATGAAAGGATTAGTGTGGAATTATTCGAAGATCAATACAAAAATCGCGAACCCTCCAGCTACATTTTGTTGGATGTCAGGCCGCACCATCACTATGATATATCTCACATTCCACAGGCTTATAACCTTACGGTAAAAGAGTTGCGTGACATGGATGGTGAACTCACGAAAATACAGAAGCATATACCaaacatcaacaaagatAGTGAAGTTGTCGTGATGTGCCGGTACGGCAACGATTCTCGACTTGCCACTAGACTTttaaaagatcaatttggtATCTCCAACGTAAAGGACGTTACTGGAGGGCTATTCAGGTACATCGACCGGATCGATCCATCGATACCAAAATATTGA
- the EAF1 gene encoding Eaf1p (similar to Saccharomyces cerevisiae EAF1 (YDR359C); ancestral locus Anc_5.417) — translation MCSRSPSPPRRTVIGPDGGRMDEGSGKIHVEDLVKTRSRKLVELYCMSRLNELLEINNQRLLKGEIDNFLRQNDIGKGVRFSSDTLPKFTQVGPPAAPVTASTAPSTAGGALSSHGNSLPPKRALSSGRKKDTSSITSLDHLESPGLKTELKRPLTDTRPTDEPREKKIKVERDIETENKGSSASSTLQNSVSSINQSASIYTSPEPHVSNQPVYFRDIEVPAADPTPVEPVKRYSNYLVEESSKKAAESVDYFNENNINSKESVYLLMKEIVPSKVAQALPLAELKYMVQTLPLIKLIPMAHKALTTDIMNNALSEGRITVVSSRIEELRRLGLWSLRQPKKFPDAWQNDVSHHRTLIEEAKWMQADFKEGQKYRIAVCTTLAHAVMEYWAYGKICCIQTKPVEVLKTKNNESVKNVSSDAKANEEDQKIVSDNKVIEESEKISDIKQMDQSEQEVSGGIDLTLLLQRPNPSEEIVSPQLPETSAADYARYKQGSENQPFKLHLSFEELNSTVRTIAQDIPLYTGLPDESDEEKLSFVPVSKSLVTLEDDHFYKLVEKQIIDDEQSLVQLSKRRGMFYGNRRSHYLKPPPAPSLRYLQNRTPTIWLPEDDQELVKNINAYAYNWELISAHMTHRPTLSYFSNIERRTPWQCFERFVQLNERFSFSDLKGPRAHSVQMWLMEAHKFQQKQNRRISPLGVGPESIQRGHRRLRWASMFEAIRKCIKKRENAPRPNPTQPRKPLDCKNMKVPTPAEMSQLKAQRDESLRRDIQMRRNVKSRLQQQSNQTPPIMNQSHSTPKMGASGADQSPNSTSVPSSGQLTKTLTDRQTPTPAFPQKRLTEREIIESYSRRILAQKPELSMETAMKAAQSYYKTGQQRKMQFQQQQQQIQRKKAQSQSAPTLGQSEQMDQTAQRMSNTLLNTSNSAPTPKVDSPTPQEILDRLHK, via the coding sequence ATGTGCTCAAGGTCGCCATCGCCTCCCAGAAGGACTGTGATCGGTCCAGATGGAGGGCGCATGGATGAGGGAAGTGGGAAAATTCATGTGGAGGATTTGGTGAAAACACGGAGCCGAAAGTTGGTCGAATTGTACTGCATGTCGAGATTGAATGAGCTTTTAGAAATTAACAATCAGCGACTTTTAAAGGGAGAGATTGATAATTTTCTGCGACAGAATGATATAGGGAAGGGAGTACGGTTTAGTAGCGATACGCTGCCGAAATTCACCCAGGTAGGGCCGCCAGCGGCCCCTGTGACGGCGTCTACGGCGCCCAGTACGGCGGGTGGTGCTCTTTCCAGCCACGGGAACAGTCTGCCGCCTAAGAGAGCTCTTAGCAGTGGTAGAAAGAAAGATACGAGCTCAATAACCAGCCTAGATCATTTAGAATCACCGGGGTTAAAGACAGAATTAAAGAGACCTTTAACAGATACTCGGCCCACGGATGAACCTCGagagaaaaagatcaaagtgGAGCGAGATATAGAGACAGAAAATAAGGGTAGTTCTGCATCTAGTACTTTGCAAAACTCCGTATCGAGCATAAACCAGTCAGCATCTATCTATACTTCACCTGAACCACATGTATCTAATCAACCAGTTTACTTCCGTGACATTGAGGTACCGGCAGCGGACCCTACACCTGTGGAACCGGTTAAGAGGTATAGTAATTATTTGGTTGAAGAATCTTCCAAAAAGGCTGCTGAGTCCGTTGATTACTTCAATGAAAATAATATCAACAGTAAGGAATCAGTATATCTGCTGATGAAGGAGATAGTACCTTCTAAAGTTGCTCAGGCATTGCCCTTGGCTGAGCTGAAATACATGGTACAAACTTTGCCACTGATTAAACTGATCCCGATGGCTCATAAAGCGCTTACTACAGATATAATGAATAACGCTTTAAGTGAGGGTAGAATCACAGTGGTGAGTTCAAGGATCGAAGAGCTGCGAAGACTGGGCCTGTGGTCTTTACGACAGCCCAAGAAGTTTCCAGACGCATGGCAGAACGATGTATCGCATCATAGGACACTAATCGAAGAGGCAAAATGGATGCAAGCGGATTTTAAGGAGGGACAAAAATACAGGATAGCTGTTTGCACTACTCTAGCTCATGCCGTTATGGAATACTGGGCATACGGTAAAATCTGCTGCATACAAACAAAACCCGTAGAGGTTCTGAAGACAAAAAATAACGAATCGGTTAAAAATGTCAGCAGTGATGCTAAGGCGAACGAGGAAGATCAAAAGATCGTCTCAGATAACAAAGTAATAGAagagagtgaaaaaatctCAGATATCAAACAAATGGACCAGTCAGAACAAGAAGTATCTGGTGGTATTGACTTGACACTTCTATTGCAAAGACCAAATCCATCAGAGGAGATTGTATCACCCCAGCTACCGGAGACTAGTGCTGCAGACTACGCAAGGTATAAGCAGGGAAGTGAAAATCAGCCATTCAAACTTCATCTTTCATTCGAAGAACTGAATAGCACAGTACGAACCATTGCTCAGGACATTCCACTTTACACAGGCCTCCCggatgaaagtgatgaagaaaaacttTCCTTCGTGCCAGTTTCCAAATCGCTGGTGACTTTAGAGGACGATCACTTTTACAAACTGGTTGAGAAGCAGATTATAGACGATGAGCAATCTTTGGTTCAACTAAGCAAGAGAAGAGGCATGTTTTATGGAAATAGAAGAAGCCACTATCTAAAGCCACCACCAGCTCCCTCACTACGGTACTTACAGAATAGAACACCAACGATATGGCTACCAGAAGATGACCAGGAGTTAGTGAAAAATATCAACGCTTATGCATATAATTGGGAGCTTATCAGTGCTCATATGACTCATAGACCGACGTTGTCGTATTTCTCCAATATCGAAAGAAGAACTCCTTGGCAgtgttttgaaagatttgtaCAACTGAATGAGCGCTTTAGCTTTAGTGACCTCAAAGGACCTCGTGCGCACAGTGTTCAAATGTGGCTGATGGAGGCTcacaaatttcaacagAAGCAAAACAGGAGGATTTCCCCGTTGGGAGTTGGTCCGGAATCTATTCAACGAGGCCACAGACGACTGCGTTGGGCTAGCATGTTCGAAGCAATCAGAAAATgtatcaagaagagagaaaACGCACCAAGACCCAATCCTACTCAGCCCAGAAAACCTCTGGATTGCAAAAACATGAAAGTGCCAACACCGGCAGAAATGTCACAGCTCAAGGCACAGAGGGACGAGTCTTTACGGAGGGATATTCAAATGAGACGTAATGTAAAAAGTAGATTACAACAACAGTCAAATCAAACTCCGCCTATTATGAACCAAAGCCATTCCACCCCTAAGATGGGTGCCTCTGGTGCTGACCAGAGCCCGAATTCTACTAGCGTACCCAGTTCTGGCCAGCTGACGAAAACGTTAACTGATAGACAGACACCAACCCCAGCTTTCCCTCAAAAGCGTCTCACCGAGCGTGAAATCATTGAGAGTTATTCAAGGAGAATTCTAGCACAGAAACCAGAGCTTTCAATGGAAACTGCAATGAAGGCTGCCCAGAGCTACTACAAAACCGGGCAGCAACGAAAAATGCAAtttcaacagcagcagcagcaaatacaaaggaagaaagCGCAATCACAATCCGCTCCGACCTTAGGTCAATCGGAACAAATGGATCAGACGGCTCAGAGGATGTCAAATACTCTGCTTAATACGAGCAATTCAGCTCCAACCCCCAAGGTGGACTCACCTACTCCACAGGAGATTTTGGACCGCCTTCACAAATGA
- the CTM1 gene encoding cytochrome c lysine N-methyltransferase (similar to Saccharomyces cerevisiae CTM1 (YHR109W); ancestral locus Anc_5.419) gives MSSVLEWFSQNADVKVNKALSVEKSAINDPSSGYGLFADLKLIDRIPQETTVELLRIPRFAKFDLNSLMALLNDDGQYTSNENKESLQKLVKSVFSEFMQLDNLGDILSETTILVFYFTLFALLRDQFELPRVIGFYLENVLLRTKVDSGVMSYDPEKDSYGQRPHFLAFNYSLQTLGSFFEKTVASSPPVEPLLKQVYAAVSSRCLEIPEEVNTGSDDFVVNTTLVPALDYANHDNEMQNAHFDVDRETGDVLLLLDMNRLPTEKKKFEVLISYSPDEDPASFMFFYGFIPSSAGAPKQTN, from the coding sequence ATGTCATCGGTATTGGAATGGTTCTCTCAAAATGCTGATGTCAAGGTGAATAAGGCATTGAGTGTGGAAAAATCGGCAATCAATGACCCATCAAGTGGGTATGGTTTGTTTGCTGACTTAAAATTGATCGATCGTATACCTCAAGAAACGACAGTTGAACTCTTAAGAATCCCAcgttttgcaaaatttgatttAAATTCGTTAATGGCCTTGTTGAATGATGATGGCCAATATACCTCCAATGAAAACAAGGAATCATTACAGAAACTGGTGAAAAGTGTATTTTCAGAATTTATGCAACTGGACAATTTGGGCGATATTTTAAGCGAAACAACCATTCTGGTGTTTTACTTCACTTTATTTGCACTGCTGAGAGATCAGTTCGAACTACCCAGAGTGATTGGTTTCTACTTGGAAAATGTCTTGTTAAGAACAAAAGTGGACAGCGGTGTGATGAGCTACGATCCTGAGAAAGATTCGTATGGCCAACGCCCGCACTTCCTGGCTTTCAACTATTCATTACAAACTTTGGGatcattctttgagaaaactGTTGCAAGCTCACCACCGGTGGAGCCTTTACTGAAGCAGGTCTACGCTGCTGTTTCATCTCGTTGTTTGGAGATACCAGAGGAGGTTAATACGGGAAGCGATGACTTCGTAGTTAACACTACGTTGGTGCCAGCATTGGACTATGCAAACCACGATAATGAGATGCAAAATGCCCATTTCGATGTCGATCGTGAAACTGGAGACGTGCTATTACTCTTGGATATGAATCGACTTCCAAcggagaagaagaaattcgaGGTTTTAATCAGTTATTCACCAGACGAAGATCCAGCATCTTTCATGTTTTTCTATGGATTCATTCCATCAAGTGCCGGCGCACCGAAACAGACAAACTGA
- the TFC6 gene encoding transcription factor TFIIIC subunit TFC6 (similar to Saccharomyces cerevisiae TFC6 (YDR362C); ancestral locus Anc_5.422): protein MQFEEPSKVNKYHIARSACPMIPAKRRRGRPRKNDLSKLDANLDIIASAVDQATFDARSSRMPRKVPVGDGNDEIIDTTNGDDEDFIPELDDLVVELDEAENIVKGKKKQKVKRPRTSSSRGNTPGSTLEDKGRVIRALKDLSSARDKIERLYGLNQEKLLNLAKVKEGFETCVFCFPHENIQRDSPYFIDLIPPCASDNVYEQLIGKQRTVKHEIDEIELSQMFKKRIKPLQVVIGEAELSLNVDQKSEFPVLPYGERTGFVYNTGSLITDIAWLKQDDEQCQYLAVSVSQYFDKPSDINLRMLEVEEHVACLEIYKLDPHTLAFNKLQTLVHNFGETWNLKWHEGCRSPGSLGSLIFVCQDGTVKMLDVKMTEEYSIHMIEQPAICVKLPKSMITCFDFMSATRIVCGFKNGFVAEFDLLDPRLPSYYRKIHDSYILTLLVAYSEFENPVVATVAVDGYYYLFDPKDIFTSKTNVTRFRGTNIIPLSYIPQLYAIVNSDGSNTLKTVAPRAAFAVHPVSSQDTSIVSLGTSRIHPLCLSGGSDGNVVIDNIARRLLTGIKNSSLTHTSLRLWKWEYSKVEDKFRLNHAYEPFKSSINEVTGLRIDPHGVNVSCIKWNETSVGGQFYAFANSAGILTVEKLGK from the coding sequence ATGCAATTCGAAGAGCCCTCAAAAGTAAACAAATACCATATTGCCAGATCTGCTTGTCCTATGATTCCAGCCAAGAGACGTAGGGGCCGCCCTAGAAAGAACGATCTCTCAAAGCTAGATGCGAATCTGGATATAATTGCTTCGGCAGTGGATCAAGCAACTTTCGATGCTAGATCATCACGAATGCCAAGGAAAGTACCAGTGGGAGATGGGAACGATGAAATTATTGATACAAcaaatggtgatgatgaggatttTATCCCTgagcttgatgatttgGTAGTGGAGCTTGATGAGGCAGAAAACATAGTCAAGGGTAAGAAAAAACAGAAAGTTAAACGACCAAGGACAAGCAGTTCACGAGGAAATACTCCAGGTTCAACATTAGAAGATAAGGGTCGTGTAATCCGAGCATTAAAGGATCTTTCCTCTGCTCGAGATAAGATCGAAAGACTTTACGGTTTGAACCAAGAAAAACTACTAAACTTAGCGAAGgtcaaagaaggatttgaGACATGTGTATTTTGTTTTCCTCATGAGAACATTCAGAGGGACTCTCCATATTTTATCGACTTGATACCGCCTTGCGCTTCTGATAACGTTTATGAACAACTTATTGGGAAACAGAGGACAGTGAAACACGAAATAGATGAAATTGAGCTAAGCCAAATGTTCAAAAAGCGTATAAAACCTTTACAAGTTGTTATAGGGGAAGCTGAGCTCTCCCTGAATGTAGATCAAAAGAGCGAGTTCCCCGTTTTGCCTTATGGAGAGAGAACGGGCTTTGTCTACAACACAGGTTCACTAATCACCGATATTGCATGGTTGAAACAGGATGATGAACAGTGCCAATATCTTGCGGTTTCTGTTTCGCAGTATTTCGACAAACCGTCGGATATAAACCTGAGGATGCTCGAAGTAGAAGAACATGTGGCTTGCCTCGAGATATACAAGCTTGATCCGCACACATTGGCATTCAATAAGCTGCAAACGCTGGTACACAACTTTGGTGAAACGTGGAATCTCAAATGGCATGAGGGTTGCAGAAGCCCAGGATCGCTAGGATCCCTAATCTTTGTCTGTCAAGATGGTACGGTGAAAATGCTGGACGTGAAAATGACCGAAGAGTACTCTATCCATATGATTGAGCAACCTGCTATATGTGTCAAACTGCCGAAATCTATGATTACCTGTTTCGATTTTATGTCTGCCACCAGAATTGTGTGCGGATTCAAGAATGGTTTCGTAGCTGAATTTGACCTCCTGGACCCGCGTCTCCCCTCATACTATCGCAAGATACACGACTCTTACATCCTAACCCTCCTTGTTGCATATTCAGAGTTTGAGAACCCGGTCGTGGCTACAGTGGCAGTTGATGGTTATTATTACCTATTTGATCCTAAAGATATTTTCACAAGCAAAACTAATGTGACAAGGTTTCGTGGTACCAACATCATACCTTTGTCGTACATACCACAGTTGTACGCAATCGTAAATTCTGACGGCTCGAATACTCTCAAGACAGTTGCGCCTAGGGCGGCATTTGCCGTTCATCCCGTCAGCTCACAGGATACATCTATCGTATCATTAGGAACATCAAGGATTCATCCATTATGTTTATCCGGGGGTTCGGACGGAAATGTGGTTATCGATAACATTGCTAGAAGGCTGCTTACTGGCATAAAGAACAGCTCGCTTACACACACCTCGCTAAGACTTTGGAAATGGGAATATAGCAAAGTTGAAGATAAGTTCAGGCTGAACCATGCGTATGAACCTTTCAAATCGAGTATCAATGAAGTAACTGGATTGAGAATCGATCCTCATGGCGTCAACGTTTCTTGCATAAAATGGAACGAGACAAGTGTTGGAGGCCAGTTCTACGCTTTTGCCAACAGCGCAGGCATTTTAACTGTAGAGAAATTAGGCAAGTGA
- the ERP5 gene encoding Erp5p (similar to Saccharomyces cerevisiae ERP5 (YHR110W); ancestral locus Anc_5.420) gives MRPNRILFWSSSLLASVVRGLHFYLKPGEIKCFYESLTVGNLLIGDIDGLIQKDGVYVDDPDLKIGISLYETFDDDHLVLNQHNHHNGDFTFTALETGEHKICINPVYPMDVSVQIFMELDIGYVTALDSRRKGDAQNLKERALQLTYRLENIRKQQKRIRETEALFRDQSETANTKIILWSILQMIGLAVVCLFQLRYLKNIFVKEKII, from the coding sequence ATGAGACCAAACCGAATCCTGTTTTGGAGCTCATCTTTATTAGCTTCAGTTGTTCGTGGTTTACACTTTTACCTGAAACCTGGCGAGATTAAATGTTTTTACGAGAGTTTAACCGTAGGTAACTTACTGATCGGAGATATTGATGGATTGATACAGAAAGACGGGGTATACGTAGATGATCCCGACTTGAAAATAGGCATATCGCTATATGAGacctttgatgatgatcatTTAGTGCTAAATCAACACAATCACCATAACGGGGATTTCACATTTACGGCATTGGAGACTGGCGAACACAAAATATGCATAAATCCCGTATACCCAATGGATGTGAGCGTACAAATATTCATGGAATTGGACATTGGGTATGTCACGGCATTGGATAGCAGGAGAAAGGGTGATGCCCAGaacttgaaagaaagagctCTCCAACTTACCTACAGATTAGAAAACATTCGCAAGCAGCAGAAACGCATAAGGGAAACGGAGGCTTTGTTTAGAGACCAAAGTGAGACTGCAAATACTAAGATCATTCTTTGGTCAATTTTACAAATGATTGGACTCGCTGTGGTCTGTCTCTTTCAGCTACGATATCTGAAGAATATTTTtgttaaagaaaagattatATGA
- the APE4 gene encoding aspartyl aminopeptidase (similar to Saccharomyces cerevisiae YHR113W; ancestral locus Anc_5.424) gives MLRIHLRKVSTMQTAVKSGVNYPQEFVKFLNSSHSPYHVVHNMKEHLLDHDFIELDERESWNGKVTHKGKYFVTRNNSSIIAFSVGGKWKPGNPIAITGAHTDSPTLRIKPISKRSNEKYAQIGVETYGGGIWHSWFDSDLSIAGRVFIQDKTTGKSVSKLVDLNKPLLKIPTLAIHLDRDVNQKFVFNKETQLLPIAGLAKNGEQSGEAKKNEEFSSIKAIVERHNEDILKLIVKDLSLESEADIEDFELILYDYAASTLGGLNDEFIFSGRLDNLTSCFTSLHALALAADTEIEEEEGIRLMASFDHEEIGSSSAQGADSNFLPNVLERLSSLKADGTDDSNPLPRSYILETSAKSFFLSSDVAHAVHPNYAGKYESQHKPIIGGGPVIKINANQRYMTNSPGMVLVKKLADKAKVPLQLFVVANDSPCGSTIGPILASKTGIRTLDLGNPILSMHSIRETGGSADLELQIKLFKEFFEKFSSIEPQIVV, from the coding sequence ATGCTGAGAATTCATCTGCGCAAAGTATCAACTATGCAAACTGCTGTTAAGTCTGGGGTGAACTACCCTCAGGAATTCGTCAAGTTCCTTAATTCTTCTCATTCACCATACCATGTTGTCCACAACATGAAGGAACATTTGCTGGACCATGATTTCATAGAATTGGATGAACGTGAGAGTTGGAATGGTAAAGTTACCCATAAGGGCAAATATTTCGTTACTCGAAACAATTCATCTATTATCGCATTTTCAGTCGGTGGTAAATGGAAACCTGGTAACCCAATCGCGATTACTGGTGCTCACACAGACTCTCCAACTTTAAGAATCAAACCAATCTCGAAGAGAAgtaatgaaaaatatgCGCAGATTGGCGTCGAAACTTACGGGGGTGGTATATGGCATAGCTGGTTCGACTCCGACTTGTCGATTGCTGGGAGGGTATTTATTCAGGATAAGACTACGGGAAAGAGCGTCTCGAAATTGGTTGATCTGAATAAACCTTTACTGAAGATCCCCACTTTAGCAATCCATTTGGATAGAGATGTCAACCAAAAATTCGtgttcaacaaagagacACAATTACTGCCAATTGCTGGATTGGCTAAGAATGGTGAGCAATCTGGCGAGGCGAAGAAAAACGAGGAGTTCTCATCAATCAAAGCTATTGTTGAGAGACACAATGAGGAtatattgaaattgattGTCAAGGATCTTTCTCTCGAATCAGAAGCTGATATCGAAGATTTTGAGCTCATTCTTTATGATTACGCTGCATCTACGTTGGGCGGTCTGAATGACgaattcatcttttcagGGAGACTTGATAACTTGACTTCTTGCTTCACCTCTTTGCACGCCCTGGCGCTGGCTGCTGATActgagattgaagaagaagaaggtattAGGTTGATGGCCAGCTTCGATCACGAAGAGATTGGGTCTTCCTCTGCTCAAGGCGCGGACTCAAATTTTCTACCCAACGTCTTGGAGAGactatcttctttgaaagctgaCGGGACAGATGACTCTAATCCGCTTCCAAGATCTTACATTCTCGAGACATCTGCTAAATCATTCTTCCTTTCGTCAGATGTTGCTCACGCAGTGCATCCAAACTATGCTGGCAAGTACGAGTCCCAACACAAGCCTATCATTGGTGGTGGCCCAGTGATTAAAATCAATGCAAACCAACGGTATATGACAAATTCGCCAGGTATGGTGttggtgaaaaaattaGCCGACAAAGCCAAAGTTCCCCTACAACTGTTTGTGGTCGCGAACGATTCACCATGTGGTTCCACCATTGGTCCAATCCTTGCGTCAAAGACAGGCATTAGGACGTTGGACTTGGGAAACCCCATTCTCAGTATGCATTCGATCAGAGAAACTGGAGGTTCAGCCGATTTAGAATTGCAAAttaaacttttcaaagaatttttcgaaaaattcagCTCTATTGAGCCACAAATAGTTGTTTAG
- the BCP1 gene encoding protein-transporting protein BCP1 (similar to Saccharomyces cerevisiae BCP1 (YDR361C); ancestral locus Anc_5.418), translating into MRNFSLFFIIDNLKFHARMKSLKNDELKIIDNQRLPNPPYKPFTMVQPVKLSELSNRKRRANEEEASEESEIDVSSTDDSQDSDEDEAEEIVNIDFDFFNGNPEVDFHALKNLMRQLLGPQESTRVQISQLADLILESPTTTIKTDGEESDPYCFLSFVNYKEHRDSDYAKYLHKVDPKLSSFLQTIDANEKKSCALVLSERLINMPAEVIPPLFKITLEDVTKTLGDDKHYDFFVIVSRKYEVNFDQDSDDDSDEESNKRSKKRVKQAELDFFHPEDRYSRNTQNFTTIRQVKKEIVNSYTIVDHQGLVKSIQDLEQEIQTWQ; encoded by the coding sequence ATGCGAAACTTTTCGttattcttcattattgaCAATTTAAAATTTCACGCTCGcatgaaaagtttgaaaaatgatgagCTCAAGATCATCGACAATCAACGTCTTCCAAACCCCCCATATAAGCCATTCACAATGGTTCAACCAGTTAAATTGTCAGAATTGAGCAACAGGAAAAGGCGTgccaatgaagaagaggcaaGTGAAGAGTCTGAAATTGACGTGAGCAGCACAGATGACTCTCAGGActctgatgaagacgaagcGGAAGAGATCGTCAATATcgattttgatttcttcaatgggaACCCAGAAGTCGATTTTCATGCGCTCAAGAACCTAATGCGTCAATTATTGGGCCCTCAGGAGAGCACTCGTGTACAGATTAGTCAACTGGCTGACTTAATTCTCGAATCCCCAACTACAACTATCAAGACCGATGGCGAAGAGTCCGATCCTTATTGTTTCCTATCCTTTGTAAACTATAAAGAACACCGTGATAGTGACTATGCCAAGTATCTACACAAGGTGGACCCcaaactttcatctttcCTGCAAACAATCGACGCCAACGAGAAAAAATCATGCGCTCTAGTGCTCAGCGAACGTTTAATTAATATGCCCGCAGAAGTGATCCCACCACTGTTCAAGATAACCCTCGAAGATGTCACCAAGACTCTCGGTGACGACAAACACTACGATTTCTTCGTAATCGTTAGCAGGAAATACGAAGTCAACTTCGATCAGGacagtgatgatgatagcGACGAAGAATCCAACAAAAGATCTAAGAAACGTGTCAAACAAGCCGAATTGGATTTTTTCCATCCAGAAGACCGTTACTCGAGAAATActcaaaatttcaccaCGATTCGTCAAGTAAAAAAGGAAATTGTCAACTCCTATACAATCGTTGACCACCAGGGACTCGTCAAGAGCATCCAGGACCTCGAGCAAGAGATTCAAACCTGGCAATGA